In Aspergillus nidulans FGSC A4 chromosome IV, a single window of DNA contains:
- a CDS encoding U4/U6-U5 snRNP complex subunit PRP6 (transcript_id=CADANIAT00000537): MASGRKDFLSQPAPENYVAGLGRGATGFTTRSDLGPAREGPTPEQIQAALAKRAQLLGAAPPTAYGATREKGKGEEKPAEEEDDERFQDPDNEVGLFAYGQFDQEDDEADRIYREVDEKMDRRRKARREARERQEREEYERKNPKIQQQFVDLKRSLASVSEDEWANLPEVGDLTGRNRRTKQNLRMQQRFYAVPDSVLASARDSSQFDTTVADDGTATDAGANGADGMITNFANISAARDKVLQVKLDQAAMGSSGDAASGSATSIDPKGYLTSLTQSELKAGEIEVGDVKRVRVLLESVTRTNPKHAPGWIALARLEELAGRIVTARNVIAKGCELCPKSEDAWLENIRLNEGHNAKVIAANAIKNNDHSTRLWIEAMRLETEPRAKKNVLRQAILHIPQSVTIWKEAVNLEEDPADARLLLAKAVELIPLSVELWLALARLETPENAQKVLNAARKAVPTSHEIWIAASRLQEQMGTFNKVNVMKRAVQSLARENAMLKREEWIAEAEKCEEEGAVLTCGAIIRETLGWGLDEDDDRKDIWMDDAKASISRGKYETARAIYAYALRVFVNRRSIWVAAADLERNHGTKEALWQVLEKAVEACPQSEELWLQLAKEKWQSGEIDDARRVLGRAFNQNPNNEDIWLAAVKLEADAQQTDQARELLATARREAGTDRVWIKSVAFERQLGNVDDALDLVNQGLQLYPKADKLWMMKGQIYESQNKLPQAREAYGTGTRACPKSVALWLLASRLEEKAGAVVRARSVLDRARLAVPNSPELWTESVRVERRANNIPQAKVLMARALQEVPSSGLLWSESIWHLEPRSQRKARSLEAIKKVDNDPILFITVARIFWGERRLEKAMTWFEKAIISNSDFGDAWAWYYKFLLQHGTDEKRADVISKCVLSEPKHGEVWQSIAKNPANAYKSTEDILKLVADSLVQ, encoded by the exons ATGGCGTCTGGACGAAAAGATTTCCTCAGTCAACCCGCCCCCGAGAATTACGTTGCTGGTCTAGGTCGAGGAGCGACCGGCTTCACCACCCGCTCAGATCTAGGTCCTGCTCGAGAGGGTCCAACGCCGGAGCAGATCCAAGCTGCGCTTGCGAAAAGAGCACAGTTACTTGGAGCAGCACCTCCCACGGCTTATGGGGCTACAAGAGAAAAGGGtaaaggagaggaaaagccggccgaggaagaagatgatgaacgGTTCCAGGACCCCGACAATGAAGTTGGGCTCTTTGCCTACGGCCAGtttgatcaagaagatgatgaggcGGATCGCATCTACAGAGAGGTAGATGAGAAGATGGATAGACGGCGCAAAGCACGAAG GGAAGCTCGAGAGCGTCAGGAGCGGGAAGAGTATGAACGGAAGAATCCCAAAATTCAACAGCAATTCGTCGATTTGAAGCGGTCTCTTGCGTCGGTCTCGGAAGACGAATGGGCAAACCTCCCCGAAGTCGGTGACCTTACGGGTAGGAATAGACGAACGAAGCAGAACTTACGTATGCAACAACGTTTTTACGCGGTCCCCGATAGTGTGCTCGCGAGTGCAAGAGATTCATCTCAGTTCGATACAACCGTTGCGGACGATGGAACAGCAACAGATGCTGGTGCTAACGGGGCGGACGGAATGATAACGAACTTTGCCAACATTAGTGCTGCTCGTGACAAAGTATTACAGGTTAAGCTTGATCAGGCGGCAATGGGGTCCTCTGGGGACGCGGCATCTGGAAGTGCGACTAGCATCGATCCAAAGGGCTACCTCACAAGTCTTACGCAATCAGAGCTGAAGGCAGGTGAAATCGAAGTGGGAGACGTCAAACGTGTGCGCGTCTTGCTGGAATCTGTAACAAGGACGAATCCCAAGCATGCTCCGGGGTGGATTGCGCTGGCGCGcctggaagagctggcggGCAGGATAGTCACCGCTCGGAATGTGATTGCAAAAGGATGTGAGCTCTGCCCAAAGAGTGAAGATGCGTGGCTTGAGAACATTCGACTTAACGAAGGTCACAATGCCAAAGTCATTGCTGCAAACGCAATCAAAAACAATGACCACTCCACTCGGCTTTGGATCGAAGCTATGCGATTGGAAACAGAGCCACGTGCAAAAAAGAACGTGTTGAGACAAGCTATTCTGCATATTCCGCAATCCGTCACAATCTGGAAGGAGGCGGTTAACCTGGAAGAGGACCCCGCAGACGCACGCCTTTTACTGGCTAAAGCAGTTGAACTGATACCGCTCTCGGTTGAGTTATGGCTGGCGCTCGCTCGTCTTGAGACACCTGAAAACGCCCAAAAAGTTTTGAACGCGGCGCGAAAGGCCGTGCCTACCAGCCATGAGATCTGgattgctgcttctcgactTCAGGAGCAAATGGGAACCTTCAACAAAGTGAATGTTATGAAGCGAGCTGTTCAATCGTTGGCGAGAGAAAATGCTATGCTTAAACGGGAGGAATGGATagcggaggcagagaagtgtgaggaggaaggggcTGTCCTCACTTGCGGTGCGATCATTCGGGAGACGCTCGGATGGGggctggatgaagatgacgatcgGAAAGACATCTGGATGGATGACGCAAAGGCGAGTATTTCCAGAGGGAAATATGAGACGGCAAGGGCTATCTATGCGTATGCCTTGCGTGTCTTCGTCAATCGCCGATCCATATGggttgcagcagcggacCTTGAACGCAACCACGGCACCAAGGAAGCGTTATGGCAGGTACTTGAAAAAGCAGTTGAGGCTTGCCCTCAAAGCGAAGAGCTATGGCTACAGCTTGCGAAGGAGAAGTGGCAGTCAGGAGAGATTGACGATGCCAGACGAGTGCTCGGACGTGCATTTAACCAGAACCCTAATAACGAGGATATCTGGCTTGCTGCTGTCAAGCTGGAGGCGGATGCTCAGCAGACGGACCAAGCCCGAGAGCTTCTTGCAACAGCTCGACGCGAAGCAGGAACAGATCGCGTATGGATAAAGAGCGTCGCCTTCGAGCGGCAACTGGGTAATGTTGACGATGCGCTCGACCTTGTCAATCAAGGTCTTCAGTTGTATCCCAAGGCCGATAAACTCTGGATGATGAAGGGCCAGATATACGAGTCACAGAATAAGCTCCCTCAGGCCCGCGAAGCATATGGCACTGGTACTCGAGCATGTCCGAAATCTGTCGCTCTATGGCTATTGGCGTCACGactggaagaaaaggccgGGGCAGTGGTCAGAGCCCGATCTGTTCTTGATAGGGCTCGTCTAGCAGTACCAAACAGCCCCGAACTGTGGACAGAGAGTGTCCGAGTTGAACGGCGGGCAAATAACATCCCTCAGGCGAAGGTTCTGATGGCCAGAGCATTACAGGAGGTCCCATCATCCGGCCTTCTGTGGAGCGAAAGCATTTGGCACCTCGAACCGCGCTCGCAGCGGAAGGCTCGCAGTCTGGAAGCTATCAAGAAGGTTGACAATGATCcaatcctcttcatcacagTAGCGCGAATCTTCTGGGGCGAACGTCGACTTGAGAAGGCGATGACATGGTTTGAAAAGGCGATCATATCAAACAGTGATTTCGGCGACGCGTGGGCCTGGTACTACAAGTTCCTGCTGCAGCATGGTACAGAT GAAAAACGAGCCGACGTCATTTCGAAATGTGTACTTTCTGAGCCTAAGCACGGTGAAGTCTGGCAGTCCATAGCGAAAAATCCCGCTAATGCCTATAAATCAACCGAGGATATCCTAAAGTTAGTTGCGGACAGTCTTGTCCAATAA